In Caldisphaera lagunensis DSM 15908, a single genomic region encodes these proteins:
- a CDS encoding DEAD/DEAH box helicase yields MQQDRAEKVLDLLSTLNEIVEKQKSKISNIYKEDYGYPELGPSLNELNISEKLKNALINYGIIKLYKFQKDALDSILNNNDTVITAGTGTGKTEAFLIPILDELLKNKEERALLIYPTKSLERDQISRLSNIVKDLGISYGIIDGDTPAKERAKIYENPPQILISNPDMIHLGLSLSSDFRKIFRSIRFVVLDEMHVYKGIFGSHMKWILYRLSSLSKNILFIGSGATIGNPEEMGEKLFGRKVKVVYGPKRRKGLAIHVFIDHGYMSRWTFSSYIISSLIKKNLKVLAFTDSQQMSELISRISRKSYNTNVLVHRSGLSAETRKNVERELKEGIINGVVATSTLELGIDVGDLDAVVMTSLPKSYSSYLQRAGRAGRRENPGLVVTIMGDDPIESYYLNNPDKYFSQDPDPGFIEPKNKEILKLHFVAYLLQKGFVKKDNLPEEFLDVLKDLENENYINNNNDVLYPNWKSGKAFVANYSIRSSGPIINIYYKNKRIGFREMPQALYDLYPNAIYYHSGEVYLSTKLDIDSYKAEVTKLNDISFYTKPLYDIYVIEVIPREKRIAGTIPLTYGDVHISIEVTGYVIKDEYSGNTISTSYYETPIKWNYWTKGVLTRYPEILFESGEKKISSYHALEHVLISASRPIIGASDTDLGGISYPSGHIVIYDSSIGGHGGSKLVFDRFESIENLAFKIVSSCSCEDGCPRCVFSPYCGNNNQFLSRKGALSLLKYVFENNEVKEKEEKPVGKPIA; encoded by the coding sequence ATGCAACAGGACAGAGCGGAAAAAGTTCTTGATTTGTTATCAACATTGAATGAGATTGTTGAGAAACAAAAAAGTAAAATCTCTAATATTTATAAGGAAGACTATGGATATCCTGAATTAGGACCTAGTTTAAACGAATTAAATATATCGGAGAAATTAAAAAATGCATTAATTAATTATGGAATAATAAAATTGTATAAGTTTCAAAAAGATGCATTGGATTCAATTCTAAACAACAATGATACTGTAATAACTGCTGGTACAGGGACTGGAAAAACAGAAGCCTTTTTAATACCAATATTAGATGAATTGTTAAAAAACAAAGAAGAGAGGGCTTTATTAATATATCCAACAAAAAGCCTGGAAAGGGATCAAATATCAAGGCTGTCCAATATAGTTAAAGACCTAGGAATATCATATGGGATTATAGATGGAGATACTCCTGCAAAAGAAAGGGCAAAAATATATGAAAATCCTCCCCAAATTTTAATTAGCAATCCAGATATGATTCATCTAGGCCTTTCTTTATCATCAGATTTTAGAAAAATTTTTAGAAGCATAAGATTTGTTGTTTTGGATGAAATGCATGTATATAAAGGAATTTTTGGATCTCATATGAAATGGATATTATATAGATTATCTAGTTTATCAAAAAACATATTATTCATAGGTTCAGGGGCAACAATTGGAAATCCTGAAGAAATGGGAGAAAAATTATTTGGAAGGAAAGTAAAGGTAGTATATGGACCAAAGAGGAGAAAGGGATTAGCAATTCATGTATTTATTGATCATGGTTATATGAGCAGGTGGACCTTTTCTTCATATATAATTTCTTCTTTAATAAAAAAGAACCTAAAAGTTCTAGCCTTTACAGATTCTCAACAGATGAGCGAATTAATATCAAGGATCTCTAGAAAAAGCTATAATACAAATGTATTAGTCCATAGATCTGGTTTAAGTGCAGAAACTAGAAAAAATGTTGAGAGAGAATTAAAGGAAGGTATAATAAATGGAGTTGTTGCCACATCAACGTTAGAATTAGGAATAGATGTTGGTGATTTAGATGCTGTAGTTATGACTTCTTTACCTAAAAGTTATTCCAGTTATTTACAAAGGGCTGGAAGAGCTGGAAGAAGAGAAAATCCAGGGTTAGTAGTTACAATAATGGGAGATGATCCTATAGAATCTTATTATTTAAACAATCCAGATAAATATTTCTCCCAAGATCCAGATCCAGGATTTATAGAACCCAAAAATAAAGAGATATTAAAGCTTCATTTTGTTGCATATTTATTGCAAAAAGGTTTTGTTAAAAAAGATAACTTACCTGAAGAGTTTTTAGATGTTTTAAAAGATTTGGAAAATGAAAACTACATTAACAATAACAATGATGTTCTTTATCCTAATTGGAAAAGTGGTAAAGCATTTGTGGCCAATTACTCAATAAGATCCTCTGGGCCAATTATTAATATTTACTATAAAAACAAAAGAATAGGTTTTAGAGAAATGCCTCAAGCTCTATATGATCTATATCCAAATGCAATATATTATCATTCTGGTGAAGTTTATTTATCAACAAAATTAGATATAGATTCCTATAAGGCTGAAGTAACAAAATTAAATGATATCAGTTTTTACACTAAACCTCTTTATGATATATATGTAATAGAGGTAATACCTAGAGAGAAAAGAATAGCTGGTACAATACCATTAACATATGGTGATGTACATATATCTATAGAAGTAACAGGTTATGTTATTAAAGATGAATATTCAGGAAATACAATTTCAACATCATATTATGAAACTCCAATAAAATGGAATTATTGGACTAAAGGTGTATTAACGAGGTATCCTGAAATATTGTTTGAAAGTGGTGAAAAGAAAATAAGTAGCTATCATGCCTTAGAACACGTATTAATTTCTGCATCAAGACCAATAATAGGAGCATCAGATACTGATTTAGGGGGAATAAGCTATCCATCAGGTCACATAGTTATATATGATTCATCTATAGGAGGTCATGGAGGATCTAAATTGGTTTTTGATAGATTTGAATCAATAGAAAATCTTGCTTTTAAAATTGTATCATCGTGTAGTTGCGAAGATGGATGTCCAAGATGTGTTTTTTCACCTTATTGTGGAAATAACAATCAGTTTTTATCAAGAAAAGGGGCGTTATCGTTATTGAAATATGTGTTCGAAAATAATGAGGTAAAAGAGAAAGAAGAAAAACCTGTAGGTAAACCTATAGCTTAA
- a CDS encoding MFS transporter, which produces MSDHNPFEYIDNVKTNISHIKVWFTAGMGFFTDAYDLFVIGIILVILNRLASPAFHLTDLLSALLASSAIVTAIIGQLTFGRIADILGRKKVYGVEAIILVIGALMSAFSPNIYWLLASRFIMGFGIGGDYPISSTIMSEYSPRKDRGKLVSLVFAAQGIGIAVAVIVGLLSVSFFPHSISWRILAGIGAIPPALVIYYRRKIPETPRFSLLAKHDKEEAEKAIKFVGANTKVIQVKTKECSLREFLKSYSMLLIGTSIPWLLMDMALYGTGVFSSPITLAILGGSNSLKADVLRAGIPLLIGIPGYFLTAAFIDKIGRKTIQSMGFGVMALLYFIISESIITSGTKIDGFLIPTTLAYVLFGLTFLFINFGPNTTTFVLPSELYPVRYRTTGHGISAASGKLGAAITTFLFPFLLHSYGLKFILTMLGVVSAIGLIITLLTIPEPKMKSLEEISKEKIEVYEKPISA; this is translated from the coding sequence TTGAGTGATCACAATCCGTTTGAATATATAGACAACGTAAAAACTAATATAAGCCATATAAAAGTTTGGTTTACAGCAGGTATGGGATTTTTCACTGATGCATACGATCTTTTTGTTATTGGTATTATCTTAGTAATATTAAACAGGTTAGCATCCCCTGCATTTCATTTAACCGATCTTCTTAGTGCTTTATTAGCATCTTCAGCTATAGTAACCGCAATAATAGGACAGCTTACCTTTGGTAGAATAGCAGATATATTAGGTAGAAAGAAAGTATATGGAGTAGAGGCAATTATTTTAGTAATAGGAGCTTTGATGAGTGCATTCTCTCCAAATATATATTGGCTACTAGCTTCTAGATTTATTATGGGCTTTGGAATAGGCGGAGATTATCCAATTTCATCTACTATTATGAGTGAATATTCACCAAGAAAAGATAGAGGAAAGTTAGTTTCATTGGTTTTTGCCGCTCAAGGAATAGGAATAGCAGTTGCTGTTATAGTAGGTTTATTATCAGTATCGTTTTTCCCACATTCTATTTCATGGAGAATATTAGCTGGGATTGGAGCTATTCCACCTGCTTTAGTAATATATTACAGAAGAAAAATACCAGAAACGCCTAGATTTAGCTTATTAGCAAAACATGATAAAGAAGAAGCTGAAAAAGCTATAAAATTTGTTGGGGCTAATACAAAAGTTATACAAGTTAAAACCAAAGAATGTAGCCTAAGAGAATTTTTAAAATCCTATAGTATGTTATTAATAGGAACCTCAATACCTTGGCTTTTAATGGATATGGCTTTATATGGAACTGGAGTGTTTTCATCACCAATTACTTTGGCTATATTAGGGGGATCTAATTCATTAAAAGCAGATGTGTTAAGAGCAGGAATCCCTCTATTAATTGGAATACCTGGCTACTTCTTAACTGCCGCTTTTATTGATAAAATAGGAAGAAAAACTATACAATCAATGGGATTTGGTGTAATGGCTTTACTTTATTTCATAATATCAGAAAGCATTATAACTAGTGGAACCAAAATTGATGGATTTTTAATACCAACAACGTTAGCATATGTATTATTTGGCTTAACATTTTTATTCATAAACTTTGGTCCAAATACAACAACGTTTGTTCTACCTTCAGAATTATATCCTGTAAGATATAGAACAACAGGTCATGGAATTTCTGCAGCATCAGGTAAGTTAGGAGCGGCTATTACAACATTTTTGTTCCCATTCTTATTGCATAGCTATGGATTAAAGTTTATATTAACAATGCTTGGAGTAGTTAGTGCTATAGGACTAATAATAACGTTATTAACAATACCAGAGCCAAAGATGAAAAGCCTTGAAGAAATAAGCAAAGAAAAAATAGAAGTTTATGAAAAGCCTATAAGCGCTTAA
- a CDS encoding dihydrolipoyl dehydrogenase, translated as MNQNEFDVIFIGGGGASYPGAFELAKAGKKVLMIDNKGNLGGDCLYAGCIPSKTVRTKILEFTSTNKEIDPEKIWDEVVKTKEWVQEIRYQQHMEEIREHEPNLTFIKGWATILSPNKVKVEGEENFEAYGKYMVIGTGAEHVILNIQGKDLVLTSDELFAYQKTMKKLPKSIAIIGGGYIGVEVADMLSRLGVEVSIIEMMDRLLPTMPIDLSKAAESRMKEAKVSLYLNSPVASIEKKGEMKVVKANSKNGTIEVEAEEVLMAVGRRPRIKGYGLENLEKEGLKVEKNAIWVSPSLRTTLPNVFATGDVTGKAMLFHAAVKESIIAAKNILIGRDAYRMNYHSVPFTVFTYPEIGMIGYTEEELKSLGIAYDVVDYKLAGDAQSQITNHREGWMKIFLEKETLRILGVQVYAHDAAELMGAFAVALENGLTAKNLAWVCGPHPLTFESINYAMRPYF; from the coding sequence ATGAATCAAAACGAATTTGATGTAATATTCATAGGAGGCGGAGGAGCTTCATATCCTGGAGCCTTTGAATTAGCCAAAGCAGGGAAAAAAGTTTTAATGATAGATAATAAGGGAAACCTAGGCGGCGATTGTTTATATGCAGGTTGCATACCATCAAAAACTGTTAGAACAAAGATATTGGAATTCACTTCAACAAATAAAGAAATAGATCCTGAAAAAATTTGGGATGAGGTTGTTAAAACAAAAGAATGGGTTCAAGAAATAAGATACCAACAACATATGGAAGAAATAAGGGAACATGAGCCAAATTTAACATTTATAAAAGGATGGGCAACAATATTATCACCAAATAAGGTTAAAGTCGAAGGAGAAGAAAACTTTGAGGCCTATGGAAAATATATGGTTATAGGAACTGGTGCTGAACACGTAATTTTAAACATACAGGGGAAAGATTTAGTATTAACAAGTGATGAATTGTTTGCATATCAAAAAACAATGAAAAAACTGCCAAAATCAATTGCTATTATTGGAGGAGGCTATATAGGGGTTGAAGTTGCAGATATGCTTTCAAGATTAGGGGTTGAAGTATCTATAATAGAAATGATGGACAGACTCTTACCAACAATGCCTATCGATTTATCTAAAGCAGCTGAGTCAAGAATGAAAGAGGCAAAAGTAAGCCTGTATTTGAATAGTCCCGTTGCTTCCATAGAAAAGAAAGGAGAGATGAAAGTAGTTAAAGCAAATAGTAAAAATGGAACTATTGAGGTAGAAGCAGAGGAAGTTTTGATGGCAGTGGGAAGAAGGCCTAGAATTAAAGGATATGGATTGGAAAACTTAGAAAAAGAGGGGTTAAAAGTAGAGAAAAACGCAATATGGGTTTCTCCATCATTAAGGACTACTCTTCCAAATGTTTTCGCAACAGGAGATGTTACTGGAAAAGCAATGCTATTCCATGCAGCAGTTAAAGAAAGTATTATAGCAGCTAAAAACATATTGATAGGAAGAGATGCCTATAGGATGAATTATCACTCTGTTCCATTTACAGTCTTTACATACCCAGAAATAGGTATGATAGGCTATACTGAAGAAGAACTAAAGAGTTTAGGGATCGCTTATGATGTGGTTGATTACAAATTAGCAGGTGATGCACAATCCCAAATAACTAATCATAGGGAAGGATGGATGAAAATATTCCTAGAAAAAGAAACACTAAGAATTTTAGGAGTTCAAGTATATGCTCATGATGCTGCAGAACTAATGGGAGCTTTTGCTGTTGCTTTAGAAAATGGATTAACAGCTAAGAACCTCGCATGGGTTTGTGGGCCACATCCATTAACTTTTGAATCAATAAACTATGCCATGAGACCCTATTTCTAA
- the prs gene encoding ribose-phosphate diphosphokinase, which produces MKNIVISGTNMVSEEIAKSLANSLSAELCKPIYKVFPDGESYVRLPCNVKDSKAIVVQSLINPQDKSIIEAILLGDAIKESGAKDQILITPYLAYSRQDKVFLEGEPISIRGILKIFSDYYNILATIEIHKEDSLKFFNKKAINIRPYTYMAEKIGFDSKNIAVLSPDIGAIDRAKILSSYLNCEYDYFIKARDRITGEITMQTKELDVKGKDIIVVDDIISTGGTILKATQILKNQGARNIYVMVSHALLLENAEEKLFSNGVNKIYAANTLPKKSKVDYIDVGPLIAKNLSAYLD; this is translated from the coding sequence ATGAAAAATATAGTTATTTCAGGAACTAATATGGTTTCAGAAGAAATAGCAAAATCATTAGCAAACTCTTTATCTGCAGAATTGTGTAAGCCAATTTATAAAGTATTTCCAGATGGAGAAAGTTATGTAAGGTTACCATGCAATGTTAAGGATAGTAAAGCGATTGTTGTTCAATCTCTTATAAATCCTCAAGACAAATCCATAATAGAGGCAATATTGTTAGGAGATGCTATTAAAGAATCGGGAGCTAAAGATCAAATATTAATAACACCATACTTAGCTTATTCAAGGCAAGATAAGGTATTCTTGGAAGGAGAACCTATAAGCATAAGGGGAATTTTGAAGATATTTAGCGATTACTATAATATTTTAGCAACAATAGAAATACACAAAGAAGATAGCTTAAAATTTTTCAATAAAAAAGCAATTAATATAAGGCCATATACATACATGGCTGAGAAAATTGGTTTTGATAGTAAAAATATAGCTGTATTGTCTCCTGATATAGGTGCAATAGATAGAGCAAAAATTCTCTCCAGTTATTTGAATTGTGAATATGATTACTTTATCAAAGCTAGGGATAGAATTACAGGAGAAATTACTATGCAAACAAAAGAATTAGATGTTAAAGGAAAGGATATAATAGTGGTTGATGATATAATTAGCACAGGAGGTACTATATTAAAGGCAACACAAATTTTGAAAAATCAAGGGGCAAGAAATATTTATGTAATGGTATCACATGCATTATTATTAGAAAATGCTGAAGAAAAACTGTTTTCTAATGGAGTTAATAAAATATATGCAGCAAATACGTTACCAAAGAAGAGCAAAGTAGATTATATAGATGTGGGTCCACTAATAGCTAAGAATTTATCCGCTTATCTCGATTAA
- a CDS encoding phosphoribosyltransferase family protein: MPQQNYEERLRAVKILRSARKFLSLSKISELTGLSLSIISRYSSEYTLPSEGNAREIINSLLSKQIISNIVANAIKVYNGFYDISGVTWNPDALLLISEYVKKRFNGNFDRILTPEAGGISLATSISISSGVPMVVAKKQRPISSEPIIEGVHFYGPASYTVFYVPKRELPKGGKILIVDDFSVRGHTLNALIELIRKAGAEPRSMLVIVGIGKDWKLLPDSEALIEISG; the protein is encoded by the coding sequence ATGCCACAACAGAATTATGAAGAAAGATTAAGGGCTGTAAAGATTTTAAGATCTGCAAGAAAATTCTTATCTCTATCAAAGATTTCAGAGCTCACCGGCTTATCCTTATCTATAATTTCTAGATATTCTTCAGAATACACTTTACCTTCTGAAGGAAATGCAAGAGAAATTATAAACTCTCTCTTATCTAAACAAATTATATCAAACATTGTCGCCAATGCAATAAAGGTTTATAATGGTTTTTATGATATTAGTGGAGTTACTTGGAATCCTGATGCTCTATTATTAATATCGGAATATGTAAAAAAGAGGTTTAATGGAAATTTTGATAGAATATTAACGCCAGAAGCTGGAGGAATTAGTTTAGCGACATCAATTAGCATTTCTTCCGGAGTACCTATGGTTGTTGCTAAAAAGCAAAGACCTATATCATCAGAACCTATTATAGAAGGAGTTCATTTCTATGGGCCTGCATCATATACAGTATTTTATGTTCCAAAAAGGGAATTACCCAAAGGGGGTAAGATACTTATAGTTGATGATTTTAGCGTTAGAGGTCATACTTTAAATGCATTAATAGAATTAATAAGAAAGGCCGGAGCTGAACCAAGATCGATGCTAGTTATTGTAGGTATTGGAAAGGATTGGAAATTATTGCCAGATTCTGAGGCTTTAATCGAGATAAGCGGATAA
- a CDS encoding UDP-N-acetylglucosamine--N-acetylmuramyl-(pentapeptide) pyrophosphoryl-undecaprenol N-acetylglucosamine transferase translates to MKKVLIIASGGGHTGHSIALAEYLIDMGIEVDFIIPENDTWTRNSVINYGNVVSETPKFLDPSESLYKGILRAPIAIIKSLAKVKSGYKLVIASGSNHSISTGLALWLKGSDIIVFESTERFLEPSRTIKTLGKISKLIAFQWEEQLKFNDKKGKVVGPFLGKLKYNIKDEGYILVSAGSYGYKKLFDALSKTNLENIVLQTGKVDPKPYIASHPEWKVFQFDPNLEKYIASASIVITHFGRTAVESALKYKKPTILAPNIEWKWMQNEIRIKESEIMAKKLNAYYLPPNSLNENSIMEAIKYTKNLIPYSYNDGALELAKIVNSIL, encoded by the coding sequence TTGAAAAAAGTTTTAATAATAGCCAGTGGGGGCGGGCATACAGGACATAGCATTGCATTAGCGGAATACCTTATAGATATGGGCATAGAGGTAGATTTCATAATACCTGAAAATGATACGTGGACTAGAAATTCAGTAATAAATTATGGAAATGTTGTTTCTGAAACTCCTAAATTTTTAGATCCAAGCGAATCATTGTATAAAGGCATATTAAGAGCCCCTATTGCTATTATAAAATCCCTTGCTAAGGTTAAGTCCGGATATAAACTGGTTATAGCAAGTGGTAGTAATCATAGTATTTCAACAGGATTAGCACTATGGTTAAAAGGTTCTGATATTATAGTGTTTGAATCTACAGAGAGATTCTTAGAGCCAAGTAGAACTATTAAAACATTAGGAAAAATTTCAAAATTAATTGCATTTCAATGGGAGGAACAATTAAAATTTAATGATAAAAAAGGAAAGGTTGTAGGACCTTTCTTAGGTAAATTAAAATATAATATTAAAGATGAAGGATATATATTGGTTAGTGCTGGAAGCTATGGATATAAAAAACTTTTTGATGCATTATCAAAAACAAATTTGGAAAATATTGTATTACAAACTGGTAAAGTTGATCCCAAACCATATATAGCATCGCATCCTGAATGGAAAGTTTTTCAATTCGATCCTAACTTAGAAAAATATATTGCAAGCGCAAGTATTGTTATTACCCATTTTGGAAGAACTGCTGTAGAGAGCGCCTTAAAATATAAAAAACCTACAATCCTTGCTCCAAACATTGAATGGAAATGGATGCAAAATGAGATAAGAATAAAAGAATCGGAAATTATGGCAAAAAAGTTAAATGCATATTATTTACCTCCCAATTCTCTTAATGAAAATTCTATAATGGAGGCAATAAAATATACTAAAAATTTAATTCCTTATAGTTACAACGATGGAGCATTAGAACTTGCTAAGATAGTTAACTCAATATTATAA
- a CDS encoding RsmB/NOP family class I SAM-dependent RNA methyltransferase, translating to MEKNIANKYINFNNMLSYDIGLLEELDSIFGNSCKIINLLIKPPTKFYLRVNTLKITRNEYLNILKERGIKFYKDENIDYAIYAQISGPYEIPIYDKKIYVNKYASESIYLGSNLYIPGILKADKIKKGDKVTIFNRNDIPLASGISIIDWEDIYRLKKGLAVIVEDSVYKSPKIRELPGFEEGYIYSQSLPSMWVAELADPKEGSIIIDMNAAPGGKVGNIAQKVGKNSRIIAIDRPSKTNDLTEKMKRLGYDWVEVIGGDSRYATQELNIKEKADLVLIDPPCTNLGVIPKLSDKKSLRDSIILSRYQKQFINEAFKLLKPGGILMYSTCTLTYTENEENIKYALELGFELDEINIKENVIKNDYGIRFSPENDYPGFFISKLIKKKT from the coding sequence ATGGAAAAAAACATAGCAAATAAATACATTAATTTCAATAACATGCTTAGTTACGATATTGGATTATTGGAAGAATTAGATTCAATATTTGGAAATTCATGTAAAATAATTAATCTCCTTATTAAACCTCCAACTAAATTTTATTTAAGAGTTAATACGCTAAAAATAACTAGGAATGAATATTTAAACATATTAAAAGAAAGGGGGATAAAATTTTATAAAGATGAAAATATAGATTATGCTATTTATGCCCAAATAAGCGGTCCTTATGAAATTCCTATATATGATAAGAAGATTTATGTAAATAAATATGCTTCCGAGTCCATATATCTTGGTAGCAATTTATACATACCAGGAATTCTTAAGGCTGATAAAATAAAGAAGGGAGATAAGGTAACAATATTTAATAGAAATGATATACCTTTAGCCTCTGGTATATCTATAATAGATTGGGAAGACATATATAGACTCAAAAAAGGATTAGCTGTTATTGTAGAAGATTCAGTTTATAAATCTCCTAAAATTAGAGAACTTCCAGGATTTGAAGAAGGTTACATTTATTCACAAAGCCTTCCAAGCATGTGGGTTGCGGAATTAGCTGATCCTAAAGAAGGATCGATTATAATTGACATGAATGCTGCTCCAGGAGGAAAAGTTGGTAATATAGCTCAAAAGGTTGGAAAAAACTCAAGAATAATTGCAATTGATAGACCTAGTAAAACAAATGACTTAACAGAAAAAATGAAAAGACTAGGATATGATTGGGTTGAAGTTATTGGAGGAGATTCTAGATATGCAACTCAGGAACTTAATATTAAAGAAAAAGCAGATCTTGTATTAATTGACCCTCCATGCACGAACTTAGGAGTAATACCAAAGCTTAGCGATAAAAAAAGCTTAAGGGACTCAATAATTTTATCAAGATATCAAAAACAATTTATAAATGAAGCTTTTAAATTATTAAAGCCCGGAGGGATATTAATGTATTCTACTTGCACATTAACCTATACCGAAAATGAAGAAAATATAAAGTATGCCTTAGAGTTAGGTTTTGAATTAGATGAGATAAATATAAAAGAAAATGTAATTAAAAATGATTATGGAATCAGATTTTCTCCGGAGAATGACTACCCTGGATTCTTTATATCAAAGCTGATCAAAAAGAAAACTTAA
- a CDS encoding MFS transporter, giving the protein MQKDPENPFLVLGVLTFTTALTSYVEAMVIPSLPHIEQALSATNEEAAWIVSAYLVVGAAIAPLFGKMGDTFGKKKLYLISLTLYSLAVLFAGFSPNVYFLIGSRAIQGFGFSIFPLSIAIITDIFPKERVALAQGILSAMVAIGMTIGIIAGAYIEEYLGWRAMFHIAFGIALISIIISYLSIGPHPPVKKEKIDYFSTTLLSIGTALILIYLTEAPYKGWISLYQLPIIVSGLALFIGFLVYITKSTNPLIRPDLLKIKNVMVANLAGLFSGVTMFTLYLAVIYYAEEPTPYGLGLSVINAAFSLLPATLAMIILAPLVGLAVSSIGPKPVLIYGSIVSLIGFSLFIFNRSGTLPLVLDSFVTGIGIISIMTPIVNMIAISMPEDSVTVGLGFNTMVRFLGSSIGPVMTANLMTTYVAYASYYLPKYGFSFFTEAGPVAFNYTFLIGIIFSFLTFVTALFMKNYTPKQK; this is encoded by the coding sequence ATGCAAAAGGATCCTGAAAATCCATTTTTGGTTTTAGGTGTGCTAACATTTACTACTGCATTAACAAGCTATGTTGAAGCTATGGTGATACCTTCTCTACCACATATAGAACAAGCTTTGTCTGCAACAAATGAAGAGGCTGCATGGATAGTTTCTGCATATTTGGTTGTTGGAGCTGCAATCGCTCCTTTATTTGGAAAGATGGGAGATACATTTGGAAAAAAGAAACTTTATCTTATCTCATTAACTCTATATTCATTAGCTGTACTTTTTGCTGGTTTTTCTCCCAATGTTTATTTTTTAATTGGATCTAGAGCTATTCAAGGTTTTGGGTTTTCTATTTTTCCATTAAGCATTGCAATAATAACAGATATATTCCCTAAAGAAAGGGTTGCTTTAGCTCAAGGAATTTTAAGTGCTATGGTAGCAATTGGAATGACTATTGGTATTATAGCTGGCGCATATATTGAGGAATATTTAGGATGGAGGGCAATGTTTCATATAGCATTTGGCATCGCTTTAATTTCTATAATAATTTCCTATTTAAGTATAGGTCCACATCCTCCAGTTAAAAAGGAGAAAATCGATTATTTCAGCACTACTTTATTATCTATTGGCACAGCCCTAATTTTGATATATCTTACTGAGGCCCCATATAAAGGTTGGATTTCATTGTATCAACTACCTATAATTGTTTCAGGTTTAGCATTGTTTATAGGCTTCTTAGTTTATATAACTAAATCAACTAATCCATTAATAAGACCTGATCTTTTAAAAATCAAAAATGTTATGGTAGCAAATTTAGCTGGCCTTTTCTCAGGAGTAACTATGTTTACACTATATTTAGCAGTTATATATTATGCAGAGGAGCCTACACCATATGGCCTAGGATTATCAGTTATTAACGCTGCTTTTTCATTATTACCTGCAACCCTTGCTATGATAATATTGGCCCCTTTGGTTGGCTTGGCTGTTAGTTCAATAGGACCAAAACCAGTGCTTATATATGGTTCAATTGTTTCACTAATAGGTTTCTCCTTATTCATATTCAACAGGTCAGGAACCTTACCTTTAGTATTAGATTCTTTTGTAACTGGCATAGGCATTATATCTATTATGACACCTATAGTTAATATGATAGCAATTTCAATGCCTGAGGATAGCGTTACTGTTGGTCTTGGATTTAATACTATGGTTAGATTTCTAGGATCTTCTATAGGACCAGTTATGACGGCTAATTTAATGACAACATATGTTGCATATGCATCATATTATCTTCCAAAATATGGCTTTTCATTCTTTACTGAGGCTGGGCCTGTTGCATTCAATTATACATTTTTAATAGGAATTATATTTTCATTCTTAACTTTTGTAACAGCATTGTTTATGAAAAACTATACTCCAAAACAAAAATAA